One genomic segment of uncultured Ilyobacter sp. includes these proteins:
- a CDS encoding EAL domain-containing protein translates to MTKDPIQLKKIINEIFIKISVLVLPLLLVLSFIIDSAYRYEVEKSKKSILAEISNKTDIFEKTTYSLFREVFQDVFIIENANEFEDFIQDQSYKNRMEALGLFSRYMKNKVDYLQLRFIGVDGKELIRVDRINNEIVSILDENLQWKKERPYFKNFIKNKKDGIYISNLDLNIEFGKIVKPYVPVIRFSSPVKNKNGNLVGVLVINYDGQNFINVFRDHFKDNRELINIFLTDNNGYYLFNKDSNKNFGFMFSGKAEDYTVKKELPELWDEIVKSYEETVKIKDDIFYFKRLIPAFRGSIYFENKDYYWNIITSIKEQDIPKLFLEHFLFKKNLKFYILFIVFLLGSMIVSILHLKKKESTQLYLARLILRYVDEAVLITDSKRNIVDLNEGFTKLTGYSREEVLNSNTKIFNYQKTHPKLYNDIEKQLVDGLNWKGELWLRKKDKSKYPAFLTINNIINPKHKNTDYYVSVIKDLSSDKEKEAEIEYLLTHNSKTDLPNEFMFYNLINEEIKEENEFGILYIKLKKIDDLQMKYNEEFLDLIYEGIVNKLKVLAGEDGNIAHLSRDVFIVILKTPGYKFFINKSLTDLSSRLKSNMKIEDKDVNLEFDFGAVFFPEHGDSPKELLRKAMFSVKALKYYPDRNFLIYHDSLEKKIQRELDIEENLVLAIKNNEFEVYFQPQIGSEKDLLVGAEALLRWNSKVLGNVSPVEFIPIAENIGIISKIDMWVVEEVARLTKLLKIDKNVKISINLSAIDFKNEFLVEDITYILDYHGLDFSQFEIELTEGVLVDDYDHVKPKLEEFQMNGISVAIDDFGTGFSSMTHLKKLKFDKIKIDRAFIKDYPRSDNGSIAEIITYLAKKLDISVIAEGAETEEQVEYLKSIGCFCIQGYYYSKPLSASDFKEYMYSRLLSKKISDEM, encoded by the coding sequence GTGACAAAAGACCCTATTCAGCTAAAAAAAATTATAAATGAAATTTTTATAAAAATATCAGTGCTTGTTCTACCGCTACTTTTGGTACTGAGCTTTATAATAGATAGTGCCTATAGATATGAAGTGGAAAAATCTAAAAAAAGTATACTGGCTGAGATCTCAAATAAAACCGATATTTTTGAAAAGACAACCTATTCACTTTTTCGTGAGGTTTTCCAGGACGTATTTATTATAGAAAATGCAAATGAATTTGAAGATTTTATTCAGGACCAAAGCTATAAAAACAGAATGGAAGCTTTGGGACTCTTTAGCCGCTATATGAAAAACAAGGTAGACTACCTTCAGCTTAGGTTTATAGGGGTGGATGGAAAGGAACTAATAAGAGTAGACAGAATAAATAATGAGATAGTATCCATCCTAGACGAAAATCTTCAGTGGAAGAAAGAAAGACCTTATTTTAAAAACTTTATAAAAAACAAAAAAGATGGAATTTACATATCGAATCTAGACCTAAATATAGAATTTGGAAAAATAGTTAAGCCCTATGTTCCTGTTATCAGGTTCTCTAGTCCTGTGAAAAATAAAAATGGAAACTTAGTAGGAGTTCTGGTGATAAATTATGACGGACAAAATTTTATAAATGTTTTCAGAGATCACTTTAAAGATAACAGGGAGTTAATAAATATCTTCCTTACAGACAACAACGGATATTATCTATTCAATAAAGATTCCAATAAAAACTTTGGTTTTATGTTTTCCGGAAAAGCTGAAGACTATACAGTGAAAAAAGAGCTCCCTGAGCTTTGGGATGAGATTGTAAAAAGTTATGAAGAGACAGTCAAGATAAAAGATGATATTTTTTATTTTAAAAGACTTATACCCGCTTTCAGAGGTTCAATTTATTTTGAAAACAAAGATTATTACTGGAATATTATAACATCCATAAAAGAGCAGGATATCCCAAAATTGTTTCTAGAACACTTTTTATTTAAAAAGAATTTGAAGTTTTATATTCTTTTTATAGTTTTTCTTTTAGGTTCAATGATAGTCTCAATCCTTCACCTGAAAAAGAAAGAAAGTACCCAACTTTACTTGGCAAGACTTATTTTAAGATATGTGGATGAGGCAGTTCTGATAACTGATTCTAAAAGAAACATAGTGGATCTGAATGAAGGGTTTACCAAACTGACGGGGTATTCTAGAGAAGAAGTCCTAAATTCAAATACAAAAATATTTAATTATCAAAAGACACATCCTAAGCTTTACAATGACATAGAAAAACAGCTTGTCGATGGACTTAACTGGAAAGGGGAGCTGTGGCTCAGAAAAAAAGATAAGTCTAAATATCCGGCATTCCTGACGATAAATAATATAATAAATCCAAAACATAAAAATACAGATTATTATGTCTCTGTGATAAAGGATCTGTCATCAGATAAGGAAAAGGAGGCGGAGATTGAATATCTCCTGACTCATAATTCAAAAACCGATCTTCCTAATGAGTTTATGTTTTACAATCTCATAAATGAAGAGATAAAAGAAGAAAATGAATTCGGTATCTTATATATAAAATTAAAAAAAATAGATGATCTGCAGATGAAGTACAACGAAGAATTTTTGGATCTTATTTACGAAGGGATTGTGAATAAGCTAAAGGTTTTGGCTGGGGAGGACGGGAATATAGCCCATCTTTCAAGAGATGTATTTATTGTTATATTAAAAACTCCAGGTTATAAATTCTTTATAAATAAATCTCTGACAGATTTGTCATCTAGGTTGAAATCAAATATGAAAATTGAGGATAAGGATGTCAATTTAGAGTTTGATTTTGGAGCAGTTTTTTTTCCAGAACATGGTGATTCTCCCAAAGAATTACTCAGAAAGGCTATGTTTTCAGTAAAGGCACTGAAATACTATCCAGACAGGAATTTCCTCATATACCATGATTCCCTGGAGAAGAAGATACAGAGAGAACTAGATATTGAAGAAAATCTTGTTCTTGCTATAAAAAATAATGAATTTGAGGTTTATTTCCAGCCACAGATAGGCAGTGAGAAAGACCTGCTGGTAGGGGCTGAGGCACTGCTTCGTTGGAACAGTAAAGTTTTGGGTAATGTCTCCCCGGTGGAATTTATACCTATTGCTGAAAATATAGGGATTATAAGCAAGATAGATATGTGGGTAGTGGAAGAAGTTGCTAGGCTTACGAAACTGTTAAAAATAGATAAAAATGTCAAAATATCAATAAATTTGTCGGCCATAGATTTTAAAAATGAGTTTCTTGTAGAGGACATAACCTATATTTTAGATTACCATGGGCTTGATTTTTCCCAGTTTGAAATAGAGCTCACTGAAGGGGTTCTAGTAGATGACTATGATCATGTAAAGCCAAAACTAGAGGAGTTTCAGATGAATGGAATATCTGTAGCCATAGATGATTTTGGAACTGGATTTTCCTCTATGACCCACCTTAAAAAATTAAAATTTGATAAGATCAAGATAGATAGGGCCTTTATAAAGGATTATCCAAGATCCGACAATGGATCCATAGCAGAGATAATAACCTATCTTGCCAAAAAACTGGATATCAGTGTAATTGCAGAGGGGGCGGAAACCGAAGAGCAGGTAGAATACCTGAAAAGTATCGGATGCTTCTGTATACAGGGGTATTACTACAGTAAACCTCTTTCGGCTTCTGACTTTAAGGAATATATGTATAGCCGGCTTCTGAGTAAAAAAATCTCTGATGAAATGTAA
- the asrC gene encoding sulfite reductase subunit C — protein MSLDMNRKKVTKNAYRVTKVRDKTTLRVRVPGGEISGELLLKVSEIANNYGNGKVHLTTRQGFEIMGINWDKIDEVNIVVESLMEGLGINHNDKNKGYPAAGTRNIAACIGNKICPKAQYNTTELARKIEKEVFPHDFHFKIALTGCPNDCQKIRMHDFGIMGMTLPKLEPHRCISCGRCEKKCKSLSTGAIKMNNYKSVREHDRCIGCGECVLNCPVSAWTRDSKKYYRLAIMGRTGKKNPRLAEDWMMWADEESIIKIIKNTYDYVDKYIDRTLPKEHIGYIVDRTGFMEFKKWALKDVKLPSETVVKNNVYWSGVKYPGIQ, from the coding sequence ATGAGCTTGGATATGAATAGAAAAAAGGTCACCAAAAATGCCTATAGAGTTACCAAGGTAAGAGACAAGACAACTCTCAGAGTCAGAGTTCCAGGTGGAGAAATTTCCGGAGAACTTCTTCTGAAGGTATCTGAGATTGCAAATAACTACGGTAACGGCAAGGTTCATCTCACTACCAGACAGGGTTTTGAGATAATGGGAATCAACTGGGATAAGATAGATGAAGTAAATATCGTAGTAGAATCTCTTATGGAGGGGCTAGGAATAAACCACAACGATAAAAACAAAGGTTATCCTGCTGCAGGAACTAGAAATATAGCAGCATGCATAGGAAACAAAATATGTCCTAAAGCTCAGTACAACACAACTGAGCTGGCAAGAAAAATAGAAAAAGAAGTTTTCCCTCATGATTTCCATTTTAAGATAGCCCTTACAGGCTGTCCCAATGACTGCCAGAAAATAAGAATGCATGACTTTGGAATAATGGGAATGACTTTGCCAAAGCTCGAGCCTCACAGATGCATCTCTTGTGGAAGATGTGAGAAAAAATGTAAAAGTCTATCAACTGGTGCAATAAAAATGAATAACTACAAGTCTGTGAGAGAACATGACAGGTGCATCGGCTGTGGAGAGTGTGTACTAAACTGTCCTGTCTCTGCCTGGACTAGGGATTCAAAGAAGTACTACAGACTGGCCATAATGGGAAGAACAGGAAAGAAAAATCCGAGACTGGCTGAAGACTGGATGATGTGGGCTGATGAAGAGTCAATCATAAAAATCATAAAAAATACCTATGATTATGTGGATAAATATATCGACCGAACTCTTCCTAAAGAGCATATCGGTTACATCGTAGACAGAACAGGATTTATGGAGTTTAAAAAATGGGCTTTAAAAGATGTGAAATTGCCTTCTGAAACTGTTGTAAAAAACAATGTATACTGGAGCGGAGTAAAATATCCGGGGATACAATAA
- the asrB gene encoding anaerobic sulfite reductase subunit AsrB, with product MNNTYIPGNPYTPIENVYLPKGYKLISLNKLTEIEWLFRVEYDQEVTFGQFIEISIPRVGEAPLSITQFNREEGWIEFLIRKVGKVTDCLFELKMGDWMFLRGPYGNGFPAEEEYRGKHIIIVAGGSGLAPVRSMINHFYKDKANDTKVDLLLGFKDYDSIIFKDEIKQWKKKFNTLITVDNSCSIDGVCEGLVTKYIPDLELADDIADMEVVIVGPPIMMKYSAMEFLSRGVPKEKIWVSFERKMSCGVGKCGHCKIDETYICLEGPVFRYDEAEKLVD from the coding sequence ATGAATAATACATATATTCCAGGAAACCCCTATACCCCTATAGAAAATGTCTATCTTCCAAAGGGATACAAGCTTATCTCCCTAAATAAACTCACAGAGATAGAGTGGCTTTTCAGAGTCGAGTACGACCAGGAAGTGACCTTCGGACAGTTTATCGAAATATCCATCCCAAGAGTCGGAGAAGCTCCGCTATCCATAACTCAGTTTAACAGAGAGGAAGGGTGGATAGAGTTTCTCATAAGAAAAGTGGGAAAAGTAACTGACTGTCTTTTTGAACTAAAGATGGGAGATTGGATGTTTCTAAGAGGTCCTTACGGAAACGGGTTCCCTGCTGAGGAAGAGTATAGAGGAAAGCATATTATTATTGTTGCAGGAGGATCTGGACTGGCTCCTGTAAGGTCTATGATAAATCATTTCTATAAAGATAAAGCAAACGATACAAAAGTAGACCTTCTTTTGGGATTCAAGGACTATGACTCCATCATATTTAAAGATGAGATAAAACAGTGGAAAAAAAAATTTAACACTCTCATAACTGTGGACAATTCATGCAGCATAGACGGTGTGTGTGAAGGACTGGTTACAAAATATATTCCGGACCTTGAGCTGGCAGATGATATCGCCGATATGGAAGTAGTTATAGTAGGACCACCTATAATGATGAAATATTCCGCTATGGAATTTTTGAGCAGAGGTGTTCCTAAAGAGAAAATATGGGTTTCATTTGAAAGGAAAATGTCCTGCGGTGTGGGTAAATGCGGTCACTGTAAAATTGACGAGACTTATATATGCTTAGAAGGCCCTGTATTCAGATATGATGAAGCAGAAAAATTAGTAGATTAG
- the asrA gene encoding anaerobic sulfite reductase subunit AsrA, with product MKISLDITSFDEGLGLLKENYRIFAPKVFEGEGRFSDTDLVKYSEIDSIEEICFDKKSEFSPREVMLPITQTMFYFTEKEYKIPDTDEKGIIVFLRSCDLHSVKRVDEIYLRNKDQDMYYKRIRYKVKFVVMGCPDSFENCFCVSMGTNKTEDYHMGLNLSNGSVELHINDEEFKSFFSGEEAEFDIKFVEENSVKVNVPENITLEEVKDLELWREYDKRCVACGKCNFVCPTCTCSTTQDIFYSENENTGERRRVWASCHVDGFTDMAGGHTFRQKHGDRMRFKTMHKISDFKRRFGYHMCTGCGRCDDVCPEYISFSNCINKLSKELEGNDE from the coding sequence ATGAAAATTTCTTTAGATATAACGTCTTTTGATGAGGGGCTAGGGCTTTTAAAAGAAAACTACAGGATATTTGCACCGAAGGTATTTGAAGGTGAGGGAAGATTCTCCGACACTGACCTTGTGAAATATAGTGAGATCGACTCTATCGAAGAGATCTGTTTTGACAAAAAATCAGAATTTTCACCAAGAGAGGTAATGCTTCCTATTACACAGACCATGTTTTATTTTACAGAAAAGGAGTACAAAATCCCAGACACAGATGAAAAGGGAATTATCGTATTCTTGAGAAGCTGCGACCTTCACAGTGTAAAAAGAGTGGATGAGATATACCTCAGAAACAAAGACCAGGACATGTACTACAAAAGAATCAGATATAAAGTCAAATTTGTGGTTATGGGTTGTCCTGACTCTTTTGAAAACTGTTTCTGTGTGAGTATGGGTACAAATAAAACAGAAGACTACCATATGGGCCTAAACTTAAGCAACGGCTCTGTGGAACTCCATATAAATGACGAAGAATTCAAAAGTTTCTTCTCTGGAGAGGAAGCTGAATTTGATATCAAATTCGTAGAGGAAAACAGTGTAAAAGTAAACGTACCTGAGAATATAACCCTTGAAGAGGTAAAAGACCTTGAGCTTTGGAGAGAGTATGATAAAAGATGTGTTGCCTGTGGAAAGTGTAATTTCGTATGTCCTACATGTACCTGCTCTACTACTCAGGATATTTTCTACAGTGAAAATGAAAATACAGGGGAAAGAAGAAGGGTATGGGCTTCATGCCATGTAGACGGGTTCACAGATATGGCAGGAGGTCACACTTTTAGACAAAAGCACGGAGACAGGATGAGATTTAAGACTATGCATAAGATATCAGATTTCAAGAGAAGATTTGGATATCATATGTGTACAGGTTGCGGTAGATGTGACGATGTGTGTCCTGAGTATATCTCATTTTCGAACTGTATAAATAAACTATCTAAAGAATTGGAGGGAAACGATGAATAA
- a CDS encoding formate/nitrite transporter family protein: MFSETLSKLSNSAVAKVTLLKESKSKYFIASLLAGFYVGIGIILITTIGGLTKSTGPQFRIYMGLAFGIALTLVIMAGSELFTGNNLIMSAGAADKKVSWKDAVNIWILSYIGNLAGSTLIGSLFTLSGSATAPHGAVGEFIVALSKSKMNAEPSELFFKGVLCNVLVCLAVLCCIKMKEESAKLVVIFWCLFAFITAGFEHSIANMTIFTMGLLLPHGPEVSLAGYGYNMLWVTLGNFVGGSALGLCYYYMGKKSKVKETVLAENKL, encoded by the coding sequence ATGTTTTCAGAAACGCTTAGTAAACTTTCAAACAGTGCAGTTGCAAAAGTAACACTATTAAAGGAGAGTAAGTCAAAGTATTTTATAGCTTCTTTACTGGCAGGTTTCTATGTAGGAATCGGTATTATTCTCATAACTACTATCGGCGGATTGACAAAAAGTACAGGTCCACAGTTCAGAATATATATGGGATTGGCTTTTGGGATAGCACTAACGTTGGTTATAATGGCAGGTTCAGAGCTCTTTACCGGAAACAACCTTATAATGTCCGCAGGAGCTGCAGACAAAAAAGTGAGCTGGAAAGATGCTGTAAACATTTGGATATTAAGTTACATTGGTAACTTGGCTGGTTCTACTCTTATAGGTTCTCTTTTCACTCTATCAGGAAGTGCTACAGCCCCTCACGGAGCAGTAGGAGAGTTCATAGTGGCCCTCTCTAAAAGCAAAATGAACGCAGAACCATCTGAGCTGTTTTTCAAGGGGGTTTTATGTAATGTCCTCGTATGTCTGGCTGTGCTTTGCTGCATCAAGATGAAAGAAGAATCTGCAAAATTAGTAGTTATCTTCTGGTGTCTCTTTGCATTTATCACCGCTGGATTTGAGCATAGCATAGCAAATATGACTATCTTCACAATGGGACTGCTTCTTCCTCACGGACCTGAGGTCTCTCTGGCTGGATATGGGTACAATATGCTCTGGGTGACACTGGGTAACTTTGTTGGGGGAAGTGCATTAGGACTCTGCTACTACTATATGGGTAAAAAATCAAAGGTCAAAGAAACTGTATTGGCAGAAAATAAATTATAG
- a CDS encoding Crp/Fnr family transcriptional regulator — MIKNCDYMKKIPAFSDLEKETLKKLQKTGELFEIKKGNMLFFEKDLVNKIYIIITGKISIFRYSQKAQRRVIYILGDGELVNEVIFDDLPSSVNAEAFEKTLLLKYDKKDLEEIMRSDFQLTKNITNSMGKKVRRLYRQLKNTIPLSLDKKVAAKLWKISKDYGISCNLNGYNCSSFTEECTPWTGINFGLTITYLADMLGSSRESVSREMKKMEAKGYIKWEGKKLLVKREELRKFYREI; from the coding sequence GTGATAAAAAATTGTGATTATATGAAAAAGATCCCTGCTTTCTCCGATTTGGAAAAAGAGACCCTTAAGAAACTCCAAAAGACCGGAGAATTATTTGAAATCAAAAAAGGTAATATGCTTTTTTTTGAAAAAGACCTTGTAAATAAAATCTATATTATAATCACTGGAAAAATAAGCATTTTCCGTTATTCACAAAAGGCCCAGAGAAGGGTTATCTACATTTTGGGTGATGGGGAATTGGTAAATGAAGTTATCTTTGATGACCTTCCCTCTTCTGTAAATGCAGAAGCCTTTGAAAAAACTCTTCTGCTGAAATATGATAAAAAAGATCTTGAGGAGATAATGAGATCCGACTTTCAACTGACTAAAAACATAACCAATTCTATGGGCAAGAAGGTAAGAAGGCTCTACAGGCAGTTAAAAAATACTATCCCACTCAGTTTAGACAAAAAAGTAGCTGCAAAACTTTGGAAAATATCAAAAGACTACGGCATAAGCTGCAATCTAAACGGTTATAACTGCAGCAGTTTTACAGAGGAATGTACTCCATGGACAGGTATCAACTTTGGCCTCACCATTACATATCTCGCTGATATGCTCGGTAGCAGCAGAGAATCCGTCTCTAGAGAGATGAAAAAAATGGAGGCTAAGGGATATATAAAGTGGGAAGGAAAAAAACTTCTGGTGAAAAGAGAAGAATTAAGAAAATTTTACAGAGAAATTTAA
- a CDS encoding O-acetyl-ADP-ribose deacetylase: protein MHEKITLLKGDITTLKVDAIVNAANNMLAGGGGVDGAIHRAGGPLISQYCSVIRCEKGGCKTGEAVLTYGGNLPSKYIIHTVGPVWKGGQSGEETLLRNCYRNSLMLAKDYPIKSIAFPNISTGVYGYPKKTAAKIAVEEIVNFLEKNSFLEEVIFICFDQENFDIYKQILKNSN from the coding sequence ATGCATGAAAAAATAACTTTGTTAAAAGGAGATATTACAACTCTAAAAGTAGATGCCATTGTAAATGCCGCAAATAACATGCTTGCAGGAGGCGGAGGCGTCGACGGTGCCATACACAGGGCAGGTGGTCCACTCATATCACAGTACTGCAGTGTGATACGATGTGAAAAGGGAGGCTGCAAAACCGGTGAGGCCGTCTTGACCTACGGAGGTAATCTTCCTTCTAAGTATATAATTCACACAGTCGGACCTGTTTGGAAGGGTGGTCAGTCTGGCGAGGAAACTCTTCTCAGGAACTGCTACCGAAACTCTCTTATGCTGGCAAAAGATTACCCTATAAAATCCATAGCTTTTCCCAATATCAGCACAGGTGTTTATGGATATCCCAAAAAGACTGCAGCAAAAATTGCAGTTGAAGAGATTGTGAATTTTTTAGAGAAAAACAGTTTCCTGGAAGAGGTGATTTTCATCTGTTTTGATCAGGAAAATTTTGATATCTATAAACAAATATTGAAAAACAGCAATTGA
- a CDS encoding S-ribosylhomocysteine lyase — MKKIASFTVNHIDLLRGVYVSRKDVVANEHILTTFDIRMKRPNLEPVINNGELHAIEHLGATFLRNHEIWNEKTVYFGPMGCRTGVYVIFKGDLTPLDVLPILIEMFQFIADFDGEIPGATARDCGNYLDMNLPMAKFEAKKFLQEILLNIKDENMVYPK, encoded by the coding sequence ATGAAAAAAATTGCCAGTTTCACAGTAAACCACATTGATCTGCTAAGAGGAGTTTATGTTTCTAGAAAAGATGTCGTTGCAAACGAACATATTCTCACAACTTTTGACATAAGAATGAAAAGACCAAATCTTGAGCCTGTTATCAATAATGGCGAGCTTCATGCAATAGAACATTTAGGGGCTACATTTCTCAGAAACCATGAAATCTGGAATGAAAAAACCGTTTATTTCGGACCTATGGGCTGCAGAACCGGTGTATATGTTATATTCAAGGGAGATCTTACACCTTTAGATGTATTGCCTATTCTTATAGAGATGTTCCAGTTTATAGCAGATTTCGACGGTGAGATTCCTGGAGCCACCGCAAGAGATTGTGGAAATTATTTAGATATGAATCTTCCCATGGCGAAATTTGAAGCGAAAAAGTTTTTACAGGAAATACTGCTTAATATAAAAGATGAAAATATGGTTTATCCTAAATAG
- the ugpC gene encoding sn-glycerol-3-phosphate ABC transporter ATP-binding protein UgpC, which translates to MAKVNLKKLEKTYPNGFKAVHGIDLDIKEGEFMVFVGPSGCAKSTILRMVAGLEEISGGELWIGEKMVNDLAPKNRGVAMVFQNYALYPHMTAYENMAFGLKLKKIPKKEIDKRVRDAAEKLEITSLLDRKPKEMSGGQRQRVAVGRAIVKKPEVFLFDEPLSNLDAKLRVSMRVKITQLHHSLKEEGQTATMIYVTHDQVEAMTMGDRICVLNYGEIMQVDTPINLYNKPANKFVAGFIGTPAMNIVEATIEIESGEIVVRIAQNFSLRLPDVKADKVRKHTGKKVWFGIRPENIRIDPMGTQGDVKVVEQMGNEQYVHLVIEREQYTARISSEKEIHTGHGEKYNFVFDMGKCHIFDFESEENISL; encoded by the coding sequence ATGGCTAAAGTTAATCTTAAAAAATTGGAAAAAACGTATCCAAATGGATTTAAGGCTGTCCATGGTATAGACCTTGATATAAAAGAGGGAGAGTTTATGGTTTTTGTCGGCCCATCTGGATGTGCCAAATCGACAATACTTAGAATGGTGGCTGGATTAGAAGAGATAAGCGGAGGTGAGTTGTGGATAGGAGAAAAAATGGTAAATGACCTCGCACCTAAAAATAGAGGGGTTGCAATGGTTTTTCAGAATTATGCTCTTTATCCTCACATGACGGCATATGAAAATATGGCCTTTGGGCTAAAATTGAAAAAGATCCCCAAAAAGGAGATAGATAAAAGGGTAAGGGATGCAGCAGAAAAACTAGAGATAACTTCGTTGCTAGACAGGAAACCAAAGGAGATGTCTGGAGGTCAGAGGCAAAGGGTGGCTGTGGGAAGGGCTATTGTCAAAAAACCAGAAGTATTTCTCTTTGATGAACCACTGTCAAATCTTGATGCAAAATTACGGGTTTCCATGAGGGTAAAAATTACCCAGCTCCATCATAGTCTCAAAGAGGAAGGACAAACAGCAACCATGATCTATGTGACCCATGACCAAGTGGAAGCAATGACTATGGGTGACAGGATTTGTGTGCTCAATTATGGAGAGATAATGCAGGTAGATACCCCGATTAATCTTTATAACAAACCTGCAAATAAGTTTGTAGCAGGTTTCATCGGGACGCCTGCTATGAATATAGTAGAGGCTACCATAGAGATTGAAAGCGGTGAAATTGTGGTCAGAATTGCACAGAATTTTAGTCTGAGATTGCCCGATGTAAAGGCTGACAAAGTCAGAAAACATACAGGAAAAAAGGTCTGGTTTGGCATAAGACCTGAAAATATCCGTATAGACCCTATGGGGACTCAAGGAGATGTGAAGGTGGTAGAACAGATGGGCAATGAGCAATATGTTCATCTAGTAATAGAAAGAGAGCAGTATACTGCCAGAATTTCTTCAGAAAAAGAAATTCATACAGGGCACGGTGAAAAATACAATTTTGTTTTTGATATGGGAAAATGTCATATATTCGATTTTGAGAGTGAAGAAAATATATCACTGTGA